A region of the Lycium barbarum isolate Lr01 chromosome 1, ASM1917538v2, whole genome shotgun sequence genome:
TTACCCCTTATTCCTTAGATGTCTTAGGGACTACTGACATAGTGGAGAAGGGAACTGACAATGTTGTTTTCAGAACGTGCCCCGAGGAAAGAAATCGAGTTGTATTTCAGATGGGCACTTCTGATGCCGTGAGGGCTCTCAAAGCTGCTGAAATTGTGTATGTTGCTTTCAGTTCTTGTTTCTTTTTTCTCCTATTATAATCTTTGTACTTTCAACCCTTCTGCTCACCCCGTCCCCCCTTCCCCGCcccctcctccctctctctcacACGCACACAAAATCTAATAATCACATGGTCATACGCACATCCAGTCTTATAAACAGCCAGACTGGATTGGATGCCTATGATGAAATTACACTTTTGTTTccactttttttattttcaatATGCGTCTTCTGGTATTTTTGGTGATATTTCATTTATCAGGAGAAAATACAGTGCCAGTAGTTAATAATTGCTTTCCGCCagtatttggggggggggggggggtgtgttgTCCTAATAAGTCGTATCATTATCGCTCTGAGTATAGATGCCACCTGCACAAGTCTTCTTGTGCCATGAAACTTTTTCTCGATAACAAAAGATCCAACTGGTAGAAAAGTATGTCTCCTGTCCCAGGTAGGGAGAGATGAGGGGTGAATTTATGTCCCTTATTTCCAAACTGTACATCAAGGTTAGAAGTGGTGTTGTTGGATTTCTTTTACTAATTTTCTTGAGGAACTGTCATATCTTTTTCTGCATTGAAAGTCTAGATTTTTGAGTCTAACATGTTGTTAGCAGTATTTACAATCAACCTTTCTGACATTATATGGATGATGGATGTAgctgatgttcgtctatagtaaCAAGCTTGTCTGAGTTAAATTTATTAATGTTGAACTGCTACAAGCTGCAGTGATATGAATTTGCTTCTTTAACAATTTTCTTTTTATTGAATACCTATCGTAAAATTCCATGAATTGCATTCTTGTCAAGGTTCATGATCTACTTTCTTAAGATAGTGAAGAAACTTCAAAGCACACGCTTGAGTTTCTTTTGCTTTTTTTAAGTCTTTGCTTCTGACTTAGTCATGAAAGCTTAAACCAGCAATTATGCTCGACTTCAATAGGAAGTTACTGCATCTGATCAAAATATTTGATGGTCTGTCACTTATCAGGTGTAATGATGTAGCAGCAGTGGACGTAAACATGGGATGCCCCAGGTCATTCTCCATTAGTGGAGGCATGGGTGCTGCACTGTTGAGCAAACCAGAGCTCATCCATGATGTATGCATTTATTCTTGTTCCTTCACCCTAGTAGTAGAATTTCCTTCTAATACAGCATAGGATTGCATGTCCTGTTCttgatgtttcctttcttctGAACTCAGATTTTGACAACATTACGGAGGAACTTGGACGTACCAGTAACGTGCAAAATTAGATTATTAAAATCTCCGCAGGATACAGTGGAATTGGCGCGACGTATTGAGAGGACTGGTGTCTCTGCCCTTGCTGTCCATGGAAGGTAGGTGATCTCTGTATATCTTCTTCTCGTGCTCTTTATAAACTCAACCTTGTGCGCTGTCAATAATCAACCATTTGAATATTCAGATTGCCTTCTTTAGGGGTGGGGTGGGCGGTCTAGTTAATTCATATAGTTTTTGGAATCTTTTTGCCAATATGAGGTGGGGTTGTTGTAGATTCAATGAGTCCACCTTAGAAGTGGGGCAGGAACTTTTTAGTCTGCTTCTTGGTTATATTGGAAAGTATTGTCTGTTCAGTATGTTTTTGCTAGTTTCCCCGACCTCTCTCTCCTTTCACTTTTGTGTTTTTAATGATGTTGAAGTTTCATTCTGAACACGCCAATTCATGAATTAGTAAGCACATCTCCGGAAAACAGGATTGTTTTAGGTTCTGATCTTCCTTTCATTTTTTGGTGGATGGGTGGGTAGGTTAACAACAACAACGTagccagtgtaatcccacaagtgggttctagggagggtaggatgtacacaaaccttacctctacctttgcaGGGTGGAGAGCCTGTTTCcgaatagaccctcggctcaaaagagaCGGAGTCAATGCAGGGTTGCACGAAAAATAAGACAGCAAAATATCAAGATACAAGACAAATGGAGTAACACATAGTAATACACACCTAAATGATCTATGCATTACCAAAATAATACTACGAAGAAAAGGAGAAGAGGAGATGGACTAGCCCCCCACCTCTCTTATACACAGCGTGACAAAACTCAACTACccactaaccttctaccctaggTTGATGGACATAATTGCCTTTTCCATGAGTTATGACTGTTGGCGGGGTCCGCCGGActacaagggtctattgtacgcagcgtTACCTAGAAATGTAGGGTAAGGCTGCGTaaaatagacccttgtggtccggccctgcCCCGGACACCGCGCATagtgggagcttagtgcaccgggctgccctttttatgGCTGTGCTGTCGTTATATGTAGTCAGTGCTAAAAGATTTAAAATACACAAATTGAACATGCTATATTTGGAAACTATGTCAGAAATGATTTATGAGGGTGCAATTTGACAGTTCTCTCGGCAGCTACTCTGATTGTGTCTGTTTCCACGGAATATTGTTAGCGCTCATTTGTGATTTTTTGTTTGGGATAAGGAGTCATATTGATTGCTTGTTTGAGATTTCTTCTATTAGGAACTTTAACTTGAGGTCAAGTGATATTGATATTTCCTCTGACTAGAAATGTGACATGCTTGTTGATTGAACTATAGGAAAGTTGCAGACAGGCCAAGAGATCCTGCAAAGTGGAATGAGATTGCGGATGTTGCTGCCGCTCTCTCTATTCCAGTTATAGCAAATGGTGATGTTTTTGAATATGAGGATTTTCAACGCATTAGAGATGCAACAGGTGTGCTTAAACTTCTTATAATTGCCCTTTGTTCTCGTATTGTTCTCTGATGAATCGGTTTGCACTTTGTGGGTGAAGTTTTATATATTTTAGATAATGATCTGGATGTTTTAGCACAACTATTTTGTCACAAGATAAATGTATCTGTGTTGTCCCTATATGGGTATGTATGTTTGATTTTCATCAAATGTCCATAGGTTTTAGGAAACAGGATCAAATAGCTTACATATCTTCTAATGTGTATAGTTGTGCATTGTGCTTAGACACTTGATGGTTCTTTCTCGTAAAAGATGTATATATGCAGGAATGTTCCCTTCAATCAATGAGTTAACTACTTCCATAAAAAAATGTAGAAAAAAGCTTGAATTCTGTAGAGAACTGTGGATGCATTTGACAAGTTTAGGGGTTCAACATGAAGGATAGATGCTAGATATGTTCATTTCTTATCCAGCTTTTACAAGTACATTGTAAGAACTTGGAGGAGGGAAACTGTGTTGAGTTTACATGTGGTCCAACATCCAGTGATCATCAAATGGAAGCTTTGTTTCTTTCCTTATTGTTTCTTCCTTGTGTTTCATTCTCCCTAAAGAAAGACAAACACATTAATGCACTAAAAGTGGAGTTTTAGCACAGCACGGCAACAGCTATAGAGCCGTGATGCGaagttgttgattgttgatttgctTGCACTCTGTCTTATAGAATTCCTCTAACTGCTTAGCAAAATCATTGTAGATGCTTGTAGTTCAGGCCCATTAACTCTTCTAATTGATGTtgctcggatcctccaaaaaaGGGCCTCACCCGTGTCAGACACGGGGTGAGGTGATATATTTGGAGGATCCGAGCAACGTCGCCTCCAATTTGAAAGTTATATTCAGAGATTTGCTATTGCCCCAGAAAGGAAAATTATTCTTTGTAAGAATGCTTCCTTTTGACACATCAAATAAATGAACAATCTGTATGTGAAAAGAATCATTCACACTAAGTTGATGATTGCCTTTCTATCTGCTGGTATGAATATCTATATGGTTGTTTCTGCTTATGTTTTTCAACATTTAACAGCTATACTGTATAGGTGCTTCATCTGTGATGGTTGCAAGAGGAGCCATTTGGAATGCCTCTATTTTCTCTTCCGAGGGAAAAATACCACGGGAAGATGTCAAAAGAGAGTATGTGAGAAAGGTATTCGGTCTGTGAAACCAGACGTGAAGCAATCTCTTATTACATGTTAAAATTAGACTCTGAATTAAGTGGCCACTTTGTCCATCCAGCATATAAATGGAATAGACTAAAATATATTCAGCATTTGCTTGAAATTGAAGATGATGAAGTC
Encoded here:
- the LOC132603147 gene encoding uncharacterized protein LOC132603147 — its product is MMDYRNKRVLAPMVRVGTLPFRMLAAQYGADITYGEEIIDHKIIKCERRVNDVLGTTDIVEKGTDNVVFRTCPEERNRVVFQMGTSDAVRALKAAEIVCNDVAAVDVNMGCPRSFSISGGMGAALLSKPELIHDILTTLRRNLDVPVTCKIRLLKSPQDTVELARRIERTGVSALAVHGRKVADRPRDPAKWNEIADVAAALSIPVIANGDVFEYEDFQRIRDATGASSVMVARGAIWNASIFSSEGKIPREDVKREYVRKSILWDNDIKSTKHTLKEMIMQYSSLGLPEGLAVIKSDTLADIAKLYGEEEYYEYVLESQRKQMT